Genomic segment of Rhodocaloribacter litoris:
TCGCCAACGTGGGCCTGCGCCTCGACCTGTGGTACTCCGGGATGGAGTACTACACGGACCTGTATACGCCGTTCGGCTCGCCCGACTCGACCGGCGTGTTCGATCCGGAGGCCGGCACCCGCAGCAAGGCGCCCGTGCACGTGCGCGTGCAGCCCCGGGTGGGCATCTCGTTCCCCGTCACGGCGAGCACCGTCTTTCACCTGAACTACGGGGCGTTCATGCAGCGGCCCTCGTTCCAGTACATCGTCTCCCGGCGGATCGGGCAGGTGGACCGCCGCCCCGACATCCTGGGCAACCCGGCGCTGAAGCCCGAGACGACCAACAGCTACGACATCGGGGTGTTGCAGGGCCTCGGGGCCGGCTTCACGCTGGACGTGAGCGGGTACTACAAGGACGTCAAAAACCTGGTCGAGCAGGCCCAGTTCACCGATGAGCGGGCCGGCTATCAGGTGGCCTCCTTCTTCAACCTGGATTATGCCGACATCCGGGGCTTCCGCATCGCCCTGAACAAGCGGCGGGGGGCCCTGCAGGGGTCGCTGAACTACCAGTACAGCTATGCCACCGGCAAGAGCCCGAACGCCACGGCGGCCTCGCCGCTCTTCAGCCGGGACACCCTGGGCGTCGTCACGAGCGACCTGACGAACGTGCCGACGCGCGACATCATCCTGGACTTCGACCGCACGCACAACCTCATCGTGTCGCTGACCTACCTGACGGGGGACCAGGCCGGGCCCAAGATCGGGAACGTCCGTCCCTTCGCCAACATGTCCTTCTCGGTCTATTCGACGGCCCGGAGCGGCCGGCCGTACACGTCGCCGACGGACATCCGGCTGATCAACACGAAGCGGACGCCGGCCGAGTACAACACCGACGTGAGCATCTCGAAGCATTTTCCCCGCTTTTTCGGGGCGTCGGCCACGTTCTACTTCGAGATCTTCAACCTCTTCAACAACGCCATCCTGAACTACAACTACCTGTTCCGCCGGCCGACGGCGACGAATCCGAACCTGGCGTTGCAGTACTACGAGACGTACGGCATCGAGGACCCGGACAACGGGGTGCGCTACTGGTGGGACAAGGGGCGGCAGGGGCCCTTTGCGGTGGATCAGTCTTTCCTCATCTACAGCAACGAGCCCCGCTCCTACAGTCTGGGCGTGCGGGTGACGTTTTAGCTCGGGCAATCCGTGAGAGTACGCATGAGAAGGTTCGTTTTGATGCTGGGGATGCTGGTCGTGCTGGCCGGCCCGGCCCGTGCGCAGCAGCGCGCGTGGCAGGTGCATACCCGGGGACTGCTGCATCAGACCGTCTTCAACACCGGCGAGCTGGGCCGCCCCTACAGCGCCGGCGGGACGGTGCCGGAGGGGCGCCCGTCGATGGAGTGGCCGCCCCACTCCCGGCTGATCCTGGACCGCCGCAACTACCCGGGGCAGCACAACTCGTTCGGCAGCGGCGTCTGGCTGGCGGCCACGAGGCCGGACGGGACGCGCCAGTACGCGTTCTGCGGGGCGGTCTCGAACACGGACGGCGAGCCGGTGCCCGTCGTCGGGGTCTACAGCACGCCCGTCGAGATACGCCGCATCGAGAACTTCCCGGTGCTCGAGGACGGCTCGCTGAATCCCGCCTTCGACCCGGACGAAGCGGAGGAGATCATCATCGCCGTCTGGGACACGCCGCTGGGCATCCGCGTCACGCGGACGAGCCGGGCCTGGAGCTATCCGGGCTATGACAGCTTCATCATCTACGAGTATGCCTTCGAGAACCGGTCCGGGCAGGTGCTCGAAGACGTCTTCATCACGTTTGCCAACACGTTCGCCCCGTCGATGTTCGGCTACCAGCGGATCCACGGGGACTGGACGGAGGCCTCGTTTCGGGGGCAGCCGCCGGCGGGGCTCGGGGATCATTTCGCCCGGTTCGATCTGAAGCGCTGGATGACCTACAACCACGAGCGCAACGGGCTGCCCGATCCCGACTTCTTCGATGCGTGGTCCGTGCCGGGCGGGCGGGGCGGCCTGAACTCGCCGCAGGCGGTGGGGCTGATGGTGCTCCACTACGACTACGAGCACCTCGCCACCCGGGATCAGACCCGCCAGGTTTTCCTCGTCCCGGCCGACAGTGCGGGCATGTGGGATCGCAACGGCAAGGCCAAGCAGCCCTTCCTGCTGCGCTATGAGAATGGCAACCTCTACGAGGGCAAGATCGCCACGTGGATGGATCCCCGGCTGCGCCGCAAGACGGGCATCTGGCAGAGTCCCCAGGACTCGACGCGGTTCAGCGAGCAGTTCGACCCCGACCTCTGGTCCTACTGGAAGGGGCGCACGAGCACGTCGAACAACCTTTCGTGGTGGCAGCCCGTGGCCCGGGCCTACGGGTTCTTTCCCTACTACATGGAGCCGGGTAGCACGGTCCGGTTTGCGGTGGCGGAAGTGGTGGGCTACGGCCCCGGCGGGCCGGGCGACCACGTCTATACCGACCTCGGGGGCACCGTGCGTGCCGGTGCCGATGCGGGGGCGCTCTTCAGCCCGGTCCCCAGCTGGTACGACGTCCTCGAATACCCGCACCTGGGCAGCGACGGAACCATCGGGAGCACCTACCTGCGGGATCATCCGCTGCCGTGGTACGTGACGCCCCCGGTCGTGTCGATCCGGGATGTGGCGGACCGGGCCATCGAGATGTACACGGGGCGGCTCCTCGTCAAGCACGACACGGTGCAGTATGAGCCGCTCGACGCGCCGCCCACGGGGCGGTACAACACCGTGCCCATCCCCGTCCCCGCCCCGGCCATCCGGATCGAGAACACGAGCGCGGCGGCCAACCGGATCGTGTGGGGGCCCCAGGTCGAATCGTTCTCGACGCCCCGTCTGCGGGCTCCGCTGGATCATTACGAGGTGCTCCGGGCGCCGCATCCGCTGGGACCCTGGACCGTCATCGCGCGGGTGACGCCGGGCGACCCGCAGTACTTCC
This window contains:
- a CDS encoding T9SS C-terminal target domain-containing protein — its product is MRRFVLMLGMLVVLAGPARAQQRAWQVHTRGLLHQTVFNTGELGRPYSAGGTVPEGRPSMEWPPHSRLILDRRNYPGQHNSFGSGVWLAATRPDGTRQYAFCGAVSNTDGEPVPVVGVYSTPVEIRRIENFPVLEDGSLNPAFDPDEAEEIIIAVWDTPLGIRVTRTSRAWSYPGYDSFIIYEYAFENRSGQVLEDVFITFANTFAPSMFGYQRIHGDWTEASFRGQPPAGLGDHFARFDLKRWMTYNHERNGLPDPDFFDAWSVPGGRGGLNSPQAVGLMVLHYDYEHLATRDQTRQVFLVPADSAGMWDRNGKAKQPFLLRYENGNLYEGKIATWMDPRLRRKTGIWQSPQDSTRFSEQFDPDLWSYWKGRTSTSNNLSWWQPVARAYGFFPYYMEPGSTVRFAVAEVVGYGPGGPGDHVYTDLGGTVRAGADAGALFSPVPSWYDVLEYPHLGSDGTIGSTYLRDHPLPWYVTPPVVSIRDVADRAIEMYTGRLLVKHDTVQYEPLDAPPTGRYNTVPIPVPAPAIRIENTSAAANRIVWGPQVESFSTPRLRAPLDHYEVLRAPHPLGPWTVIARVTPGDPQYFQDGEYRVLDPESNLGDEVAYAVRSVDVEGGKSGWTNLTVHETQAPPAERLGKVYVVPNPLVVTSGLSGADRGGDIADRIQFMGLTSRCTIRIFSYTGQLIQTIEHDRASFGNPWYQLSFNNQVIASGIYYFVVEDHATGERATGKFVVIH